The following are encoded together in the Chloroflexota bacterium genome:
- a CDS encoding zinc-binding alcohol dehydrogenase family protein: MRAWRLYAHDLIENEPMRLEDVPTPEPGPGQVRLKIRVCGVCHTDLHTVEGDIHPPRLPITVGHQVVGIVDELGEGVTNLKIGDRVGVPWFYDACGQCEYCQHGEENLCPNARFTGFHVDGGYAEYMLAEARYALPIPEKMDDLHAAPLLCAGIIGYRALKKADLQPGERLGLFGFGASAHIAIQVARYWGCEVYVFTRSPNHQDHARELGAAWVGSPDEKAPKPLDRAVIFAPAGKVVHAALANLRRGGTVAINAIHMSPIPEMPYPLIYWERTLRSVANATYQDGVEFLKLAAEIPVQTTVQEYPLEAAQKALQDLKASRINGEAVLRIAPEED; the protein is encoded by the coding sequence ATGCGTGCCTGGCGATTGTATGCCCACGATCTCATCGAAAACGAACCCATGCGCCTGGAAGACGTGCCGACCCCCGAGCCCGGCCCGGGCCAGGTGCGGCTCAAAATTCGCGTCTGCGGCGTGTGCCACACCGACCTGCACACCGTCGAAGGCGACATCCACCCCCCACGCCTGCCCATCACGGTGGGGCACCAGGTCGTCGGCATTGTAGATGAACTCGGCGAAGGCGTCACCAACCTCAAAATCGGCGACCGCGTCGGCGTGCCGTGGTTTTACGACGCTTGCGGCCAGTGCGAATATTGCCAGCACGGTGAAGAAAACCTGTGCCCCAACGCCCGCTTCACCGGCTTCCACGTGGATGGCGGCTACGCCGAATACATGCTGGCCGAAGCCCGCTACGCCCTGCCCATCCCTGAAAAAATGGACGACCTGCACGCTGCCCCGCTGCTCTGCGCGGGCATCATCGGCTATCGCGCCCTCAAGAAAGCCGACCTGCAACCGGGTGAACGGTTAGGGCTGTTCGGTTTTGGCGCCAGTGCGCACATTGCCATTCAGGTGGCGCGCTACTGGGGCTGTGAAGTCTACGTGTTCACCCGCTCGCCCAACCACCAGGACCACGCGCGCGAACTCGGCGCCGCATGGGTGGGAAGCCCCGACGAGAAGGCCCCCAAACCGCTGGACCGCGCTGTCATCTTCGCCCCCGCGGGCAAAGTCGTCCACGCGGCGCTGGCAAACCTCCGCCGCGGCGGCACCGTGGCCATCAACGCCATCCATATGAGCCCCATCCCCGAAATGCCCTACCCCCTCATCTATTGGGAACGCACTCTGCGCAGCGTCGCCAACGCCACTTATCAAGATGGCGTGGAATTCCTGAAACTCGCCGCCGAAATCCCGGTGCAGACCACGGTGCAGGAATACCCCTTAGAAGCCGCCCAAAAGGCGCTGCAAGATCTGAAAGCCAGCCGCATCAACGGCGAGGCCGTGCTGCGCATTGCACCGGAAGAAGATTAA
- a CDS encoding NAD-dependent epimerase/dehydratase family protein: MNFLITGAAGFLGAALANRLVREGHQVRGLDDLSAGDREALSPEVMFTRGDINDRPKLWTLLQGVDCVYHLAARVSVPESVLYPREYNAVNVGGTVALMEAMRDVGVRRVVLVSSGAVYGFQETQPLHEAMMPNPRSPYAVSKLAAEHYVRTIGLLWGMETVVLRVFNAYGPGQHLPPSHPPVIPNFLYQAVRGGTLVVHGDGSQTRDYVFVDDVVDALVAAATAPQAAGEIINVGSGKETSVRQLANLVLEIAHSHAQIVYNPRSGGGVPRMCADLSKAAHILNYHPRVGLAEGLRLTLTRDPRFQPKEAQPA; the protein is encoded by the coding sequence ATGAACTTTCTCATCACCGGCGCAGCCGGTTTCCTGGGGGCAGCGTTAGCCAACCGCCTGGTGCGGGAAGGCCACCAGGTACGCGGGTTAGACGACCTTTCGGCGGGCGACCGCGAAGCCCTTTCGCCCGAGGTCATGTTCACCCGCGGCGACATCAACGACCGCCCCAAGCTGTGGACCTTGCTGCAAGGCGTCGATTGCGTCTATCATCTCGCCGCCCGCGTCTCGGTGCCGGAATCGGTGCTCTACCCGCGCGAATACAACGCCGTCAATGTCGGCGGCACGGTAGCGTTGATGGAAGCAATGCGCGATGTCGGCGTGCGGCGGGTAGTGCTGGTGTCTTCCGGCGCGGTGTATGGCTTCCAGGAAACCCAGCCGCTACACGAGGCCATGATGCCTAACCCCCGCTCACCTTATGCGGTTTCCAAACTCGCAGCCGAGCACTATGTGCGCACCATTGGGCTGCTGTGGGGCATGGAAACCGTGGTGCTGCGAGTTTTCAACGCTTACGGCCCAGGGCAGCACCTGCCGCCCTCTCACCCGCCGGTCATTCCCAACTTCCTTTACCAGGCCGTGCGCGGCGGCACGCTGGTCGTTCACGGCGATGGCAGCCAAACGCGCGACTATGTTTTCGTGGATGATGTGGTCGATGCGCTGGTGGCCGCGGCCACAGCCCCGCAGGCAGCCGGCGAAATCATCAACGTGGGCAGTGGCAAGGAAACCAGCGTCCGCCAACTTGCCAACCTGGTGCTGGAAATTGCCCACAGCCACGCCCAAATTGTGTACAATCCCCGCAGCGGCGGCGGCGTACCCCGCATGTGCGCCGACCTCAGCAAAGCAGCCCACATTTTGAACTATCACCCGCGAGTCGGGCTGGCCGAAGGGCTGCGGCTCACCCTGACACGCGACCCCCGCTTCCAGCCCAAGGAAGCCCAGCCCGCCTAA
- a CDS encoding polysaccharide biosynthesis protein, with product MAVKFLLDALLWLLAAPLAFILRVDSPRLFLTSILFYTLVSAPIKIGLLWLNELYRQAWRRAGMHDLYIVGRAVGVYSVIMLSLVWLWHIFQLGRPGLLLPRSIPLIEGTLSILLLGGVRFLRRWVDERRIRAQSPQPRQRVLLIGAGEAGSLIVREMQRHPDIGLLPVAFLDDDPAKQGLTILGVPVVGTLSALPQIIKGYRVNEVLISMPSAPGKVIRQITEVCRVEGVACRTIPALHEVISGRVLIRQIREVRLEDLLRREPIRLDLDTIASYLSGKTVLVTGAGGSIGSEIVRQVIRFRPRLIVLLGRGENSLYEMEKEIRFEWPGVRYQVIVADVRDAERLMLVFQRVQPQIVFHAAAHKHVPLMEMNPEEAILNNVFGTLNVVRAAQAVGVERLVNISTDKAVNPTSVMGASKRVAEYVVQSASAQAKPGQVFVSVRFGNVLGSRGSVVPLFQEQIRRGGPITVTHPEIKRYFMTIPEAAQLVLQAGGLGDNGAVYVLDMGEPIKIADLARDLIHLSGLTEKDIPIVFTGLRPGEKLFEELLTAEEGVSSSQHEKIFVARITPVDATWLAKYLDLLRQAARAGDGRRIREILRMMIPTYRPWFLKHSSPDNVGEDWSREGEP from the coding sequence ATGGCGGTCAAGTTCCTGCTTGATGCCTTATTGTGGCTGCTTGCTGCGCCTTTGGCTTTTATCCTCCGGGTGGATTCCCCTCGTCTCTTTTTGACTTCCATACTTTTCTACACTTTAGTTTCCGCTCCTATCAAAATTGGCCTCCTATGGCTTAATGAGCTCTATCGGCAAGCCTGGCGGCGAGCAGGCATGCATGACCTCTATATTGTGGGACGAGCCGTGGGGGTTTACAGTGTCATCATGCTCTCCCTGGTGTGGCTATGGCACATTTTTCAATTAGGACGCCCGGGCCTTCTTTTGCCTCGAAGCATTCCTCTTATCGAAGGCACCTTGAGCATTCTGCTTTTAGGGGGTGTGCGGTTTCTCCGCCGGTGGGTGGATGAAAGGCGCATTCGCGCCCAAAGCCCGCAGCCTCGCCAACGCGTTTTACTGATTGGCGCTGGCGAAGCCGGTTCACTCATTGTTCGAGAAATGCAACGACATCCCGATATAGGTTTGTTGCCGGTGGCTTTCCTGGATGATGATCCAGCAAAACAAGGCTTGACCATATTGGGTGTTCCTGTTGTGGGCACTTTGTCTGCTTTGCCTCAAATCATCAAAGGCTATCGGGTTAATGAGGTGCTTATTTCTATGCCTTCTGCTCCCGGGAAGGTGATCCGGCAGATTACTGAGGTGTGTCGGGTAGAAGGGGTGGCTTGTCGTACAATTCCGGCTTTGCATGAGGTCATTTCAGGACGAGTGCTTATTCGTCAGATCCGCGAAGTTCGCCTTGAGGATTTGCTGCGACGCGAGCCTATTCGTCTGGACCTGGATACCATTGCTTCATACCTTAGTGGCAAAACTGTGCTGGTGACGGGAGCGGGCGGTTCTATTGGGTCGGAGATTGTGCGCCAGGTGATTCGCTTTCGCCCACGCTTAATTGTGCTTTTGGGACGCGGCGAAAACAGTCTTTATGAGATGGAGAAAGAAATTCGATTCGAGTGGCCGGGGGTACGTTACCAGGTTATCGTTGCTGATGTGAGGGATGCTGAACGACTAATGCTTGTCTTCCAGCGGGTACAACCTCAAATTGTATTTCATGCTGCTGCTCATAAACATGTCCCTCTGATGGAAATGAACCCCGAAGAAGCCATTCTCAACAATGTGTTTGGAACGCTCAATGTTGTGCGCGCGGCCCAAGCGGTTGGCGTTGAGCGCCTAGTGAATATTTCTACCGATAAGGCTGTCAATCCAACTTCGGTGATGGGGGCTTCAAAACGGGTGGCTGAATATGTGGTGCAAAGTGCTTCTGCCCAAGCCAAACCAGGGCAGGTTTTCGTTTCGGTCCGGTTTGGCAATGTGCTGGGCAGCCGAGGGAGCGTAGTTCCTCTGTTTCAGGAACAAATTCGCCGGGGAGGCCCTATTACTGTGACCCACCCGGAGATCAAACGCTATTTTATGACTATTCCAGAAGCCGCGCAATTGGTTCTGCAAGCAGGAGGGTTGGGAGATAATGGAGCCGTCTATGTTTTGGACATGGGAGAGCCTATCAAAATAGCAGATCTCGCCCGAGATCTTATCCACCTATCCGGCCTTACAGAAAAGGACATTCCCATTGTGTTTACGGGGCTTCGACCTGGGGAAAAATTATTCGAAGAACTTCTGACGGCTGAAGAAGGCGTGTCCAGTAGCCAACACGAGAAAATCTTTGTGGCCCGTATCACGCCAGTAGACGCTACCTGGTTGGCTAAATACCTTGATCTTCTTCGACAAGCGGCTCGTGCCGGGGACGGTCGGCGTATTCGAGAGATCTTGCGGATGATGATACCTACTTACCGCCCCTGGTTTTTGAAGCATTCCAGTCCGGATAACGTTGGAGAAGACTGGAGCAGGGAAGGTGAGCCCTGA
- a CDS encoding nucleotide sugar dehydrogenase, which produces MAAKKGCSENQQPLLERIQARSARVGVVGLGYVGLPFALEAAQAGFQVTGIERNPARVAMVNRGENYIDDIREEDLQAAVQAGQLRAQVSFDGVEDLDVVVIAVPTPLTRHLTPDLQYIVGVTEALSAHIRPGQLISLESTTYPGTTEEVMKPILEKSGLKAEEDFFLAHSPERVDPGNKRWKTKNTTKVVGGVGPRSLEVAQAFYGQIIEKVVPVSSAKAAELVKVFENTFRAVNIALVNEMALLCDRMGLDVWEVLDAAFTKPFGIMPFYPGPGVGGHCIPLDPHYLEWKAREYNFFTHFITLAGEINRKMPEFVREKAYRLLNQMGKAPSQSKVLLLGLAYKNDISDWRESPALEVAHLLQADGVEVHYHDPYIPDAQQAGLNLYSEPLNAALLEAMDLVIITTAHQTVDYAFVVKHARRVLDTRNATHGLESDKVVLL; this is translated from the coding sequence ATGGCGGCTAAGAAAGGATGTTCAGAGAATCAGCAACCCTTACTCGAGCGCATCCAGGCACGTTCGGCGCGCGTTGGTGTGGTTGGGTTGGGATACGTTGGCTTGCCTTTTGCACTGGAAGCCGCGCAAGCGGGCTTTCAGGTGACCGGTATCGAGCGCAACCCAGCGCGGGTAGCCATGGTCAACCGGGGGGAAAACTACATCGACGACATCCGGGAAGAAGACTTGCAAGCCGCGGTGCAGGCCGGGCAGTTGCGCGCCCAGGTGAGTTTCGACGGCGTGGAAGACCTAGATGTGGTCGTCATCGCTGTGCCCACGCCGCTTACCCGTCATCTGACGCCCGATTTGCAATACATCGTGGGTGTCACCGAGGCGCTGAGCGCGCACATCCGGCCGGGGCAACTGATCAGCCTGGAATCGACCACCTACCCCGGCACCACTGAAGAGGTGATGAAGCCCATTCTGGAAAAAAGCGGTCTGAAGGCGGAAGAAGACTTCTTCCTCGCCCACTCGCCCGAGCGGGTCGATCCTGGCAACAAGCGCTGGAAGACCAAGAACACCACCAAGGTGGTAGGCGGCGTGGGGCCGCGTTCCTTAGAGGTCGCACAGGCCTTTTACGGGCAAATCATCGAAAAAGTGGTGCCGGTTTCCTCAGCCAAGGCCGCCGAATTGGTCAAGGTGTTCGAGAACACCTTTCGGGCAGTCAACATCGCGCTGGTCAACGAAATGGCCCTGTTGTGCGACCGCATGGGGCTGGACGTGTGGGAAGTGTTGGACGCGGCCTTCACCAAGCCTTTCGGCATCATGCCCTTTTACCCGGGCCCCGGCGTAGGCGGGCATTGCATTCCCCTCGACCCGCATTATCTGGAATGGAAGGCGCGCGAATACAACTTTTTCACCCACTTCATCACCCTGGCCGGGGAAATCAACCGCAAGATGCCGGAATTCGTGCGTGAAAAGGCATATCGGTTGCTGAACCAAATGGGCAAAGCGCCTTCCCAGTCTAAGGTGTTGCTGTTGGGGTTGGCGTATAAGAACGACATCAGCGACTGGCGAGAATCCCCTGCCCTGGAAGTCGCCCATCTGCTGCAGGCCGATGGGGTGGAAGTGCATTACCACGACCCTTACATTCCAGACGCGCAACAGGCAGGGCTGAACTTGTACAGCGAACCGCTGAACGCCGCCCTGCTGGAAGCCATGGATCTGGTTATCATCACCACTGCGCACCAAACGGTGGATTACGCCTTCGTGGTCAAACACGCTCGCCGGGTGCTGGATACCCGTAATGCCACTCACGGCCTCGAAAGTGACAAGGTGGTGCTGTTATGA
- a CDS encoding Gfo/Idh/MocA family oxidoreductase, which yields MKRFGLTGAAGYVAPRHLKAIKETGNRLVAALDIAEAVGVLDAYFPEAEFFTQPEIFEQYLEDLRDANEGVDYLSICTPNYLHEPHIRMAFRQGADAICEKPLVTDYQRLERLREAEARSGRRVWTILQLRVHPVLLTLREQLLREGGTKDVVLTYITGRGRWYHNTWKTRSEQSGGLAANIGVHFFDLLGWLFGKVEHLEVHARSRQRVAGFLTLERARVRWLLSIALDDVPRERLAQGQRAYRTITVDGEPVEFSGGFTDLHTRVYERVLAGQGFGIDDVAQAIWLVHQIREMPLTLPKAEVRHPLLAEA from the coding sequence ATGAAACGTTTTGGCCTCACCGGTGCGGCGGGTTATGTGGCTCCCCGCCACCTCAAAGCCATCAAAGAAACCGGCAATCGCCTGGTGGCCGCGCTGGATATTGCTGAAGCGGTAGGTGTGCTGGATGCTTATTTCCCAGAGGCAGAATTTTTTACCCAGCCGGAGATTTTCGAGCAATATCTGGAAGACCTGCGTGATGCAAACGAGGGCGTCGATTACCTTTCTATTTGTACGCCCAATTACCTGCACGAGCCGCACATTCGGATGGCGTTTCGCCAGGGCGCCGACGCCATTTGTGAAAAACCTTTGGTGACCGATTATCAACGGCTGGAGCGTCTGCGAGAAGCCGAGGCCCGTAGCGGCCGCCGCGTATGGACAATTTTGCAACTGCGGGTGCATCCGGTGCTGCTAACCCTGCGGGAGCAACTGCTACGAGAAGGCGGCACCAAAGATGTGGTGCTGACTTATATCACCGGCCGCGGACGCTGGTATCACAATACCTGGAAAACACGCTCCGAACAGAGCGGTGGTTTGGCAGCCAATATCGGGGTGCACTTCTTCGACCTGTTGGGATGGCTGTTTGGGAAAGTAGAACACCTGGAAGTCCATGCCCGTTCGCGGCAGCGGGTGGCTGGCTTCCTGACCCTGGAGCGGGCGCGGGTGCGCTGGCTGCTTTCCATTGCTTTGGACGACGTGCCCCGGGAGCGGCTGGCGCAGGGGCAACGCGCCTATCGCACGATTACGGTGGATGGCGAGCCGGTGGAGTTTTCAGGTGGCTTCACCGACCTGCACACCAGGGTTTACGAGCGCGTGCTGGCAGGTCAGGGCTTTGGCATCGACGACGTCGCACAGGCTATCTGGCTGGTACATCAAATTCGGGAAATGCCCCTCACACTGCCCAAAGCCGAAGTGCGGCACCCGCTGTTGGCAGAGGCGTAA
- a CDS encoding N-acetyltransferase yields MTDYFVHESSYVDEGARIGKGTKIWHFCHVMPGAQIGQNCVLGQNVFIGKNVHIGNGVKIQNNVSVYEGVEVEDDAFLGPSAVFTNVRNPRSPFPVHGQYQRTLVKRGATIGANATIVTGVTLGEWCFIAAGAVVTKNVPPYALMAGVPARRIGWACRCGAVLHFDEEKETVCPKCGRRYRQIDAEHIEPISSPGGEK; encoded by the coding sequence ATGACCGATTACTTTGTGCATGAATCGTCGTATGTGGACGAAGGCGCCCGTATTGGTAAGGGCACCAAAATCTGGCATTTTTGTCATGTGATGCCCGGCGCGCAAATTGGCCAAAACTGCGTATTAGGGCAAAACGTTTTCATCGGGAAAAACGTGCATATTGGCAATGGCGTCAAAATTCAAAACAACGTCTCAGTTTACGAAGGCGTGGAAGTGGAAGACGACGCCTTCCTGGGCCCCAGCGCGGTGTTTACCAACGTGCGCAACCCCCGCTCGCCGTTCCCGGTTCACGGGCAATATCAGCGTACCCTGGTCAAGCGCGGGGCGACCATTGGGGCCAACGCGACCATTGTCACTGGCGTGACGTTGGGCGAGTGGTGCTTCATCGCTGCTGGCGCGGTGGTGACCAAAAACGTGCCTCCCTATGCCCTGATGGCCGGGGTGCCCGCCCGCCGCATCGGCTGGGCGTGCCGCTGCGGGGCCGTATTGCATTTTGATGAGGAAAAGGAAACGGTCTGCCCGAAATGCGGTCGCCGTTACCGGCAGATCGATGCCGAGCACATCGAGCCAATCTCTTCCCCGGGGGGAGAAAAATGA
- a CDS encoding DegT/DnrJ/EryC1/StrS family aminotransferase — translation MSENIRIPIYDPRPEVEALWGELHEAIDRVLRSGRFILGPEVEAFEEEVAGYLGVRYAVGVNSGTDALVIALRALGIGPGDEVITTPFTFFATAEAISMVGAKPVFVDIEPRTYNIDPALIPQAITPRTKAILPVHLYGHAANMGPILELARAHSLKVVEDVAQAFGGEYKGRKLGSLGDAGAFSFFPTKNLGGFGDGGLIATNNPEVAEMARALRAHGARKKYHNEMLGYNSRLDALQAALLRVKLRHIDEWNARRRAVAARYHEALAGVEGLMLPVEAEYAHHVYHQYTVRVKHGRRDALRARLAEAGIGTMVYYPVPVHRLPVYAWPEGSLPQAEAAAEEVVALPIFPAFKQCSALAYIREQVGDCLSQLSS, via the coding sequence ATGAGCGAGAACATCCGCATTCCCATTTACGACCCCCGCCCCGAAGTCGAAGCACTGTGGGGGGAATTGCACGAGGCCATCGATAGGGTACTGCGCTCCGGGCGTTTCATCCTGGGGCCAGAGGTGGAGGCTTTTGAAGAGGAAGTGGCCGGGTACCTTGGCGTGCGCTATGCCGTGGGCGTCAATTCGGGCACCGATGCTTTGGTGATTGCCTTGCGGGCGTTGGGTATTGGCCCGGGGGATGAGGTTATCACCACGCCCTTCACCTTTTTCGCCACCGCGGAAGCCATCAGCATGGTGGGGGCCAAGCCGGTGTTTGTGGATATTGAACCTCGAACCTATAACATTGACCCGGCATTAATTCCTCAGGCCATCACCCCGCGCACGAAGGCCATCCTGCCGGTGCATCTTTACGGGCACGCGGCCAATATGGGGCCGATTCTGGAACTTGCCCGTGCGCACAGCCTGAAAGTGGTGGAAGATGTGGCCCAGGCTTTTGGCGGTGAATACAAGGGCCGCAAACTCGGCTCATTGGGCGATGCAGGCGCTTTCTCGTTCTTCCCCACAAAAAACCTGGGCGGTTTTGGCGATGGCGGGCTGATTGCCACCAACAACCCCGAAGTGGCTGAAATGGCGCGGGCGCTGCGGGCGCATGGCGCGCGCAAGAAATACCACAACGAGATGTTGGGCTATAATTCGCGGCTGGATGCCCTGCAGGCAGCCCTGTTGCGCGTCAAATTGCGCCACATTGACGAGTGGAATGCGCGGCGGCGGGCCGTGGCGGCGCGTTATCACGAAGCCCTGGCCGGTGTGGAGGGTTTGATGCTTCCCGTGGAAGCAGAATACGCCCACCATGTGTACCATCAGTACACGGTGCGGGTGAAGCACGGCCGCAGGGATGCTCTGCGGGCTCGCCTGGCCGAAGCCGGCATTGGCACCATGGTGTACTATCCGGTGCCAGTGCATCGCTTGCCCGTTTACGCCTGGCCTGAAGGCTCGCTGCCACAGGCTGAGGCCGCGGCTGAGGAGGTGGTGGCGTTGCCGATCTTTCCAGCATTTAAACAATGTTCTGCTCTTGCTTATATTAGGGAGCAAGTTGGGGATTGTCTATCCCAATTGTCAAGCTAA
- a CDS encoding flippase — MNKFSTGVGITSISQVINLSLGVFSSVILARVLGPEGRGIYGLAILLPSLIVTFGNLGIGSATVYYVASNEFSRQEILGTNVLLSILISGIGIGVGIVIALVFQDPLFSGVPLKYLLLALSLVPLNLLFASTRYILLGAQHIKAFNYVQIIRSVVFLASLVISLLGLKGKVSGAILANIVTWTIVDIFLLYVAKKVAGGIKLGINTVYLKRALTYGIQAHVSNVLSFLNYRADMFLVNGFLGPSAVGLYAVGVGLAEKVWMVSQSAGTVLFPRVASEQKEERRKHFTPLVARTVLWVTIIGSLVLFFLSRWLILFLYSKPFLPAVGVLRALLVGITALSVSRVLANDIAGRGRPILNTYSGAVVVASNIILNLLWLPRYGILGAAWASTISYNISFVLVLYFYSRLSGNPWWKVVLPQRGDWALYLKMGKALFRWGWGKIGIRS; from the coding sequence ATGAATAAATTCTCAACAGGAGTGGGAATTACCTCCATTTCGCAGGTAATTAACTTGTCTTTAGGGGTATTTTCCTCTGTTATTTTGGCCAGAGTACTGGGGCCGGAAGGACGGGGAATTTATGGGTTGGCGATACTTTTACCATCTCTCATTGTAACTTTTGGAAATTTAGGCATTGGCTCGGCAACAGTTTACTACGTCGCCAGCAATGAGTTCTCCCGCCAAGAGATATTGGGGACGAATGTATTGTTGAGCATTCTTATTAGTGGGATTGGAATTGGTGTGGGGATAGTTATTGCTTTAGTTTTCCAAGACCCTCTTTTTTCAGGCGTACCCTTAAAATACCTTTTGCTGGCATTATCTCTCGTCCCTCTAAATTTGCTTTTCGCTTCTACCAGATACATTTTACTGGGTGCTCAGCACATTAAAGCATTCAATTATGTGCAAATTATTCGGTCTGTTGTGTTCCTTGCTTCTTTGGTGATCTCCCTGTTGGGGCTAAAAGGCAAAGTGAGTGGAGCAATCCTTGCGAATATAGTAACTTGGACAATTGTGGATATCTTTCTGCTTTACGTTGCGAAGAAGGTGGCTGGTGGAATTAAACTAGGGATCAATACTGTTTACCTGAAAAGGGCACTGACTTACGGTATCCAAGCACATGTCTCCAATGTTCTTAGTTTTCTTAACTATCGTGCAGATATGTTTCTTGTTAACGGTTTTTTGGGGCCATCTGCTGTAGGATTATATGCTGTAGGGGTAGGATTGGCAGAGAAAGTTTGGATGGTTTCTCAATCGGCCGGCACAGTGCTTTTCCCACGGGTAGCAAGCGAGCAAAAGGAAGAACGCCGCAAGCATTTCACGCCATTGGTAGCTCGTACTGTCCTTTGGGTTACGATAATTGGATCGTTGGTGCTCTTTTTTTTGAGCCGTTGGCTTATTCTTTTCCTCTACTCTAAGCCCTTTTTGCCCGCTGTAGGTGTGTTGCGCGCCTTGTTGGTTGGAATTACAGCGCTTAGCGTCAGTCGGGTCTTAGCTAATGATATCGCGGGACGTGGCCGCCCAATTTTAAATACCTATAGTGGAGCAGTTGTGGTTGCCTCTAATATCATTTTGAACCTGCTTTGGCTTCCTCGCTATGGAATTCTGGGCGCAGCATGGGCCTCTACAATCTCTTACAATATTTCTTTTGTGTTAGTTCTTTACTTCTACTCTCGTCTTTCGGGCAACCCCTGGTGGAAAGTTGTTTTGCCCCAGCGGGGCGATTGGGCACTGTATCTCAAGATGGGAAAGGCGCTCTTTCGATGGGGTTGGGGCAAAATTGGGATAAGGTCATGA
- a CDS encoding glycosyltransferase family 1 protein, whose translation MGLYNLLQYFFCVSSLLLLSSFGQPLVESCFAPAGRLGTVSQDGKGALSMGLGQNWDKVMNGPMRKNKSTKSNSGKRSILFISALDFWSLGKGKGGPALYKALTGYAQRGWEVYFITGNRANGDNEAHHLNIQVIRFDAPWLKRLMKIRKVGFFTRAVWWLYFQVVAFLKAIKLHRTVKFDVVYGYEIYGTPVAKVLSKLWSTPMVARFQGSIVQLLWKGKPFWRIRAWEHVLAFKTSRFSDIVIMTNDGSQGDQLLSQMNVDARKIRFWMNGVDWSLFEEMLGYSDAKKKLNINAKNVLLVISRLVSIKRVDRSIQALPEVLKEFPDVLLLIVGDGNERERLEKLAEELGVSDNVRFEGAVPHKDVPLYLAAADVFLSFYDWSNVGNPLLEAMMAGKSIITLNNGDTGQFITNGVNGILLEYEDIPNLPTIIKNLLSDRGLRERLGGNARKFAEEHFWSWEERIEAEIREVRMLVEKRRERE comes from the coding sequence ATGGGCCTCTACAATCTCTTACAATATTTCTTTTGTGTTAGTTCTTTACTTCTACTCTCGTCTTTCGGGCAACCCCTGGTGGAAAGTTGTTTTGCCCCAGCGGGGCGATTGGGCACTGTATCTCAAGATGGGAAAGGCGCTCTTTCGATGGGGTTGGGGCAAAATTGGGATAAGGTCATGAATGGACCAATGAGAAAAAACAAAAGCACGAAAAGCAATAGCGGAAAGCGTTCCATTTTATTTATCTCCGCTCTTGATTTCTGGTCCTTGGGAAAAGGCAAAGGGGGGCCTGCTTTATATAAGGCATTGACAGGCTATGCCCAGCGTGGATGGGAGGTGTATTTCATTACTGGAAACCGCGCTAATGGTGATAATGAAGCCCACCATCTTAATATTCAAGTGATTCGATTTGATGCCCCCTGGTTGAAACGGCTAATGAAGATCAGAAAGGTAGGATTTTTTACCAGGGCCGTATGGTGGCTATACTTTCAAGTTGTGGCTTTCTTGAAAGCAATAAAACTGCATAGAACTGTGAAATTTGATGTGGTATACGGATATGAAATTTATGGGACTCCGGTGGCGAAGGTTTTGTCGAAGTTGTGGAGCACGCCTATGGTTGCGCGGTTTCAGGGGAGCATTGTGCAGTTGTTATGGAAGGGAAAACCCTTTTGGAGGATTAGGGCATGGGAACACGTCTTGGCCTTTAAGACATCAAGATTTTCTGATATCGTGATAATGACCAACGATGGTTCGCAGGGTGATCAATTGTTATCACAAATGAATGTAGATGCTAGAAAAATCCGTTTTTGGATGAATGGAGTGGATTGGTCACTTTTTGAGGAAATGCTTGGTTATAGTGATGCCAAAAAAAAGTTGAATATCAATGCTAAAAATGTACTTCTGGTAATTAGCCGACTTGTGAGCATCAAGCGGGTTGACCGTAGCATTCAGGCTCTCCCGGAAGTTCTGAAAGAATTTCCAGACGTACTTTTATTGATTGTAGGTGATGGTAATGAGCGCGAGCGCCTTGAGAAATTGGCAGAAGAATTGGGGGTGAGTGATAATGTGCGCTTTGAAGGGGCTGTCCCTCATAAAGATGTCCCTTTATACCTTGCGGCTGCAGACGTCTTCCTTTCTTTTTATGATTGGTCGAATGTAGGCAATCCTTTGCTTGAGGCCATGATGGCAGGCAAGAGCATCATAACACTCAATAATGGTGATACGGGGCAATTCATAACGAATGGCGTGAATGGAATCTTGTTGGAATATGAAGACATCCCCAACCTCCCTACTATCATTAAAAACTTACTTTCCGATAGGGGCCTCAGGGAGCGTTTAGGTGGTAATGCCCGCAAATTTGCTGAGGAACACTTCTGGAGCTGGGAGGAACGCATAGAGGCTGAAATCAGAGAAGTGCGGATGTTGGTGGAAAAGAGGAGGGAGAGAGAATGA